One part of the Burkholderia vietnamiensis LMG 10929 genome encodes these proteins:
- a CDS encoding IclR family transcriptional regulator gives MSSLTKMLSILDVFSSSATSMTAEEIAEHMGFSRTTCYRYVKELASVGLLVGSNGRYTLGPRIIHLDYNMRQSDPTLNAAKPVIQHLVQVTGGDALVSTLFDEQIINVMHESGAENLQLGFGRGRIMPLFVGASSKVIVAAMSRARLKRLHERHNAELGEFATDWTAFWRHCQQIVESGYWISRGELDAGFVGIAAPIRTASSGEINSSLSLVFRAEHFALFDEQVLGKLLIDATAQIGAAT, from the coding sequence ATGTCGAGCCTGACCAAAATGCTGTCCATCCTTGACGTCTTCTCGTCGTCCGCGACGTCGATGACCGCCGAGGAGATCGCCGAACACATGGGCTTCTCGCGCACCACGTGCTACCGCTACGTGAAGGAACTGGCGTCCGTCGGCCTGCTCGTCGGCAGCAATGGCCGCTATACGCTCGGGCCGCGCATCATCCATCTCGACTACAACATGCGGCAGTCCGACCCGACGCTGAATGCCGCGAAACCGGTGATTCAGCATCTGGTCCAGGTCACCGGCGGCGACGCGCTGGTGTCGACGCTATTCGACGAGCAGATCATCAACGTGATGCACGAGTCCGGCGCCGAAAACCTGCAGCTGGGCTTCGGGCGCGGCCGCATCATGCCGCTGTTCGTCGGCGCCTCGTCGAAGGTGATCGTCGCCGCGATGTCGCGCGCGCGCCTGAAGCGCCTGCACGAACGACACAACGCGGAGCTCGGCGAATTCGCGACCGACTGGACCGCGTTCTGGCGCCACTGCCAGCAGATCGTCGAGTCCGGCTACTGGATTTCGCGCGGCGAACTCGACGCGGGTTTCGTCGGTATCGCCGCACCGATCCGCACGGCCAGCAGCGGCGAAATCAACAGCAGCCTGTCGCTCGTGTTCCGCGCCGAGCACTTCGCGCTGTTCGACGAGCAGGTGCTCGGCAAACTGCTGATCGACGCCACCGCGCAGATCGGCGCAGCCACCTGA
- a CDS encoding APC family permease translates to MNESSSRSDAGLSRNAVGLSHIVFFVVAAAAPLTAMVGATPAAFSLGNGPGVPGVFVLAGVMYLIFSIGYAAMSRHISNAGAFYAYIANGLGRPVGVGGAFVAIVAYNAVQIAIYSMFGFFLNNAVQQHYGVDVPWWAFALACVAAVHLCGARHIEFSGRLLGLLMLGEIAIVMLLDVAIVAHGATAGGFSARPFMPAAVFVPGLGTALVFVLGSYMGFEATAIFSEEARDPKRTIPRATYLAVILIMVFYALSSWAIVEAWGEGHIAAQAARDPANLWFAVSSRLLGNIATDAMNVLLVTSLFAAILSFHNTITRYFYAMGRERVLWRKLGHTCPVHRCPDVAGKVQTVIALAAIVGSAAFRLDPFAIVFSWMSALATIGIIAVQILVATSVIAFFARDHRDASIVHRLIAPLVSVVALGACLVLVVRNLSVLSGSDSAFVAMFPYFLLAIGALGIRAALRLKRSDPDLYRELGRAAQ, encoded by the coding sequence ATGAACGAATCGTCATCCCGGTCCGACGCGGGGCTCAGCAGGAACGCGGTCGGACTCTCACACATCGTCTTCTTCGTCGTCGCCGCGGCCGCGCCGCTCACCGCGATGGTCGGCGCGACACCGGCGGCGTTCTCGCTCGGCAACGGCCCCGGCGTGCCCGGCGTCTTCGTGCTGGCCGGCGTGATGTACCTGATCTTCAGCATCGGATACGCGGCGATGAGCCGGCATATCTCCAACGCGGGCGCCTTCTATGCGTACATCGCGAACGGGCTCGGGCGGCCCGTCGGCGTGGGCGGCGCATTCGTCGCGATCGTCGCGTACAACGCGGTGCAGATCGCGATCTACAGCATGTTCGGCTTCTTTCTCAACAACGCCGTCCAGCAGCATTACGGCGTCGACGTGCCGTGGTGGGCGTTCGCGCTGGCCTGCGTCGCCGCCGTGCATCTCTGCGGCGCGCGACACATCGAGTTCAGCGGACGGCTGCTCGGCCTGCTGATGCTCGGCGAGATCGCGATCGTGATGCTGCTCGACGTCGCGATCGTCGCGCACGGCGCGACTGCCGGCGGCTTCAGCGCGAGGCCGTTCATGCCCGCGGCGGTGTTCGTGCCGGGCCTCGGCACCGCGCTCGTGTTCGTCCTCGGCTCGTACATGGGCTTCGAGGCCACTGCCATCTTCTCCGAGGAAGCGCGCGACCCGAAGCGCACGATCCCGCGCGCGACGTACCTGGCCGTGATCCTCATCATGGTGTTCTACGCGCTGTCGTCATGGGCGATCGTCGAGGCGTGGGGCGAAGGCCACATCGCCGCGCAAGCGGCCCGCGATCCGGCCAATCTGTGGTTCGCCGTCAGCAGCCGGCTGCTCGGCAACATCGCCACCGATGCGATGAACGTGCTGCTCGTCACGAGCCTGTTCGCGGCCATCCTGTCGTTCCACAACACGATCACGCGCTATTTCTACGCGATGGGGCGGGAACGCGTGCTGTGGCGCAAGCTCGGCCATACGTGTCCCGTGCATCGCTGCCCCGACGTCGCGGGCAAGGTGCAGACGGTGATCGCGCTCGCGGCGATCGTCGGCTCGGCCGCGTTCCGGCTCGACCCGTTCGCCATCGTGTTCTCGTGGATGAGCGCGCTCGCGACGATCGGCATCATCGCCGTGCAGATCCTCGTGGCGACGTCGGTGATCGCCTTCTTCGCGCGCGACCATCGGGACGCCTCGATCGTGCACCGCCTGATCGCGCCGCTCGTCAGCGTGGTCGCGCTCGGCGCATGTCTCGTGCTGGTGGTGCGCAACCTGTCGGTGCTGAGCGGATCGGACTCCGCGTTCGTCGCGATGTTTCCGTATTTCCTGCTCGCCATCGGCGCGCTCGGCATTCGCGCCGCATTGCGATTGAAGCGCAGCGATCCCGACCTGTACCGCGAACTCGGGCGCGCCGCCCAGTAA
- a CDS encoding NAD-dependent succinate-semialdehyde dehydrogenase encodes MSSGVRHDYAPLRLYIDGRFHDADGRRTQPVVDPGTTRVLGELPHATAHDIDAAVQAAHRAFVTWRHESPLVRSDLLRRAAALARERAETIGRHITMDQGKPLREAIAEVVSAAEQLEWHAEEGRRTYGRVVPARSPDVMQTVLREPIGVCAAFSPWNFPFSQAMHKIAAALASGCTLVLKGPEESPSAIVALAQLFHDAGLPPGCLNIVWGVPGDVSKQLIEAPQVRKISFTGSVPVGKQLAALAASLMKRMTMELGGHAPVLVCADADVERAAAMLAAYKFRNAGQVCVSPTRFFVQRAAFDRFVCAYLDAVGTIRVGYGLDAGVTMGPLAHARRVDEIDAFVADATAKGAQIATGGMRLPGPGHYFAPTVVLGPTRDTRLMNDEPFGPIVGIVPFDDLDDALAEANRLPFGLASYAFTTSARNAHRISRALEAGMVNINHFGMGPAEIPFGGVKDSGFGSEGGMEAFDGYLVTKFVTQMN; translated from the coding sequence ATGAGCTCCGGCGTCCGACACGACTACGCGCCGCTTCGGCTGTACATCGACGGCAGGTTCCACGATGCCGACGGCCGGCGCACGCAACCGGTCGTCGATCCCGGGACCACACGCGTGCTCGGCGAGCTGCCGCATGCGACGGCGCACGACATCGACGCCGCGGTGCAGGCCGCGCATCGCGCATTCGTCACGTGGCGGCACGAGTCGCCGCTCGTGCGTTCCGACCTCCTGCGTCGCGCCGCCGCGCTCGCGCGCGAGCGCGCCGAGACCATCGGCCGGCACATCACGATGGACCAGGGCAAGCCGCTTCGCGAGGCGATCGCCGAGGTCGTGTCGGCGGCCGAGCAGCTCGAATGGCATGCGGAGGAGGGACGCCGCACCTACGGGCGGGTCGTGCCGGCCCGTTCCCCGGACGTCATGCAGACGGTGCTGCGCGAGCCGATCGGCGTATGCGCGGCGTTCTCGCCGTGGAATTTCCCGTTCAGCCAGGCGATGCACAAGATCGCGGCCGCGCTGGCGTCGGGATGCACGCTGGTGCTGAAAGGGCCGGAGGAATCGCCGAGCGCGATCGTCGCGCTCGCGCAGCTGTTTCACGATGCCGGCTTGCCGCCTGGCTGCCTGAACATCGTCTGGGGCGTGCCGGGCGACGTATCGAAGCAGCTGATCGAAGCGCCGCAGGTGCGCAAGATTTCGTTCACCGGATCGGTGCCCGTCGGCAAGCAACTGGCGGCGCTCGCCGCGTCGCTGATGAAGCGCATGACGATGGAGCTGGGCGGTCATGCGCCGGTGCTCGTCTGCGCGGACGCCGACGTCGAGCGCGCCGCGGCAATGCTGGCCGCGTACAAGTTTCGCAACGCCGGGCAGGTGTGCGTATCGCCGACGCGGTTCTTCGTGCAGCGCGCGGCGTTCGACCGGTTCGTCTGCGCCTATCTCGACGCGGTGGGCACGATCCGCGTCGGCTACGGGCTGGACGCGGGCGTGACGATGGGGCCGCTCGCGCATGCGCGGCGCGTGGACGAGATCGACGCCTTCGTGGCCGACGCAACGGCCAAAGGCGCGCAGATCGCCACGGGCGGCATGCGCCTGCCGGGGCCCGGCCACTATTTCGCGCCGACGGTCGTGCTCGGCCCGACGCGCGATACGCGGCTGATGAACGACGAGCCGTTTGGCCCGATCGTGGGCATCGTGCCGTTCGACGATCTCGACGATGCGCTCGCCGAAGCCAACCGCCTGCCGTTCGGGCTCGCGTCGTACGCGTTCACGACGTCGGCGCGCAACGCGCACCGGATCAGCCGCGCGCTCGAGGCCGGCATGGTCAACATCAATCACTTCGGCATGGGGCCGGCGGAAATCCCGTTCGGCGGCGTGAAGGACAGCGGCTTCGGCAGCGAAGGCGGCATGGAAGCGTTCGACGGCTATCTCGTCACGAAATTCGTCACGCAGATGAATTGA
- a CDS encoding porin has product MKKRIAAVAAVTAACAMGFNLGAHAQSSVTLYGSIDQGINFTSNAAGSRAYQMVSGDTVGSNWGLKGTEDLGGGLRAIFQLENGFNASTGALGVASRMFGRQAYVGLDSDRFGTLTLGRQYDPTLDMWSPFAAAGNWLGDFGAHPYDNDNADWDYRIQNSVKYVSPAYGGFKGEVLYGLSNQAGGFARNRVYSAAMQYQAGAFSAAVAYLKANNGGATTAGALSSDDTVFSGRSQQNIDVGTSYKFNDKLTLSAAYSHVDVYSPEANVYFTNQPATGSQNAWKFDNFEVNGQYFLLPDVWFGAAYTYTHARVATAAGDASPSWHQLSMMLDYDLSKRTSTYIQGAYQHATGNTGTDFDHAHVLGTAGQSSGRNQLALRIGMMHRF; this is encoded by the coding sequence ATGAAAAAGAGGATTGCGGCCGTAGCGGCCGTCACGGCGGCCTGCGCGATGGGGTTCAACCTGGGCGCTCACGCGCAGAGCAGCGTGACGCTTTACGGATCGATTGACCAAGGCATCAATTTCACGAGCAACGCGGCCGGAAGCCGCGCCTACCAGATGGTCAGCGGCGACACCGTCGGCAGCAACTGGGGGCTGAAGGGGACGGAAGATCTCGGCGGCGGCCTGCGAGCGATCTTCCAGCTCGAGAACGGTTTCAACGCGAGCACCGGCGCGCTCGGCGTCGCGTCACGGATGTTCGGCCGGCAGGCCTACGTCGGGCTCGATTCCGATCGCTTCGGCACACTCACGCTGGGCCGTCAGTACGACCCCACGCTCGACATGTGGAGCCCGTTCGCGGCCGCCGGCAACTGGCTCGGCGACTTCGGCGCCCACCCGTACGACAACGACAACGCCGACTGGGACTACCGCATCCAGAACAGCGTCAAGTACGTGTCGCCGGCGTACGGCGGCTTCAAGGGCGAAGTGCTCTACGGGCTCTCGAATCAGGCGGGCGGCTTCGCCCGCAACCGCGTCTACAGCGCCGCGATGCAGTACCAGGCCGGTGCGTTCTCCGCCGCCGTCGCGTATCTGAAGGCCAACAACGGCGGCGCGACGACGGCCGGCGCGTTGTCGAGCGACGATACGGTTTTCAGCGGCCGTTCGCAGCAGAACATCGACGTCGGCACGTCGTACAAGTTCAATGACAAGCTGACGCTGTCCGCCGCCTATTCGCACGTCGACGTCTACAGCCCCGAGGCGAACGTCTACTTCACGAACCAGCCTGCGACGGGCTCGCAGAACGCGTGGAAGTTCGACAATTTCGAGGTCAACGGCCAGTATTTCCTGCTGCCCGACGTGTGGTTCGGCGCCGCCTACACCTATACGCACGCGCGCGTCGCGACGGCGGCGGGCGACGCCTCGCCGAGCTGGCACCAGCTGTCGATGATGCTCGACTACGACCTCAGCAAGCGGACCTCCACGTACATCCAGGGTGCGTACCAGCATGCGACCGGCAACACCGGCACCGACTTCGACCATGCGCACGTGCTCGGCACCGCCGGACAGTCGTCGGGCCGCAACCAGCTCGCGTTGCGCATCGGGATGATGCATCGCTTCTGA
- a CDS encoding helix-turn-helix domain-containing protein has translation MNLHAESRCFSDVFLHSQAIVNWSQHYDQISPGIATTTLRQVAGQRFHVFRERINQRVMQHGLAPRGRLCFALPIANTAAPIVQGRTVARPSLLTLRGGEEFVAHLPCDTEVLAFTIDRTLTADHALDELANLPARVLRQPVLPISPVRYRTALDGLERVLCQALDHGSLTARDAFDERVLAHNVVGILLDLVQSDEADAGALPSASTQSYIVRRSQEIALECDDVPTVIDLCHHLRISRRTLQYSFQNVVGTTPTAYLRSIRLNAVRRFLMTTPETMRIGDAAAQFGFCHFGRFSAYYQQHFHELPSHTPRLS, from the coding sequence ATGAACCTGCATGCCGAATCCCGCTGCTTCTCGGACGTCTTCCTCCATTCGCAGGCCATCGTGAACTGGTCGCAGCACTACGACCAGATCAGTCCGGGCATCGCCACGACGACGCTGCGCCAGGTCGCCGGCCAGCGCTTTCACGTGTTCCGCGAACGGATCAACCAGCGTGTCATGCAGCACGGCCTCGCGCCGCGCGGCCGCCTCTGCTTCGCGCTGCCGATCGCGAACACGGCCGCACCGATCGTGCAGGGGCGCACCGTCGCGCGTCCGAGCCTGCTCACGCTGCGCGGCGGCGAAGAGTTCGTCGCGCATCTTCCGTGCGACACCGAAGTGCTCGCCTTCACGATCGACCGCACGCTCACGGCCGATCACGCGCTCGACGAACTGGCGAACCTGCCCGCGCGCGTACTCCGGCAACCGGTGCTGCCGATCTCGCCGGTGCGCTACCGCACGGCGCTGGACGGCCTCGAGCGCGTGCTATGCCAGGCGCTCGACCACGGTTCGCTCACGGCCCGCGACGCGTTCGACGAACGCGTGCTCGCCCATAACGTGGTCGGCATCCTGCTCGACCTCGTACAGTCGGACGAAGCGGATGCGGGCGCGCTGCCGTCGGCGTCGACGCAAAGCTACATCGTGCGGCGCAGCCAGGAAATCGCACTGGAATGCGACGACGTGCCGACGGTGATCGATCTCTGCCATCACCTCCGAATCAGCCGCCGCACGCTGCAATACAGCTTTCAGAACGTCGTCGGCACCACGCCGACCGCCTACCTGCGCTCGATCCGGCTCAACGCGGTGCGCCGCTTCCTGATGACGACACCCGAGACGATGCGGATCGGCGACGCGGCGGCGCAATTCGGCTTTTGCCATTTCGGGCGCTTCTCCGCGTACTACCAGCAACATTTCCACGAGCTGCCGTCGCACACGCCGCGCCTGAGCTGA
- a CDS encoding cytochrome b gives MNDQAIAIPAHKYPLTLRLLHWLRAILIGAQLWTGWTMVRLDDNLPAKFDWYYPTHKEFGVLTLLVVLTQLAIRSTQTLPPLPASLPKLDRKLAKLAHYLLYALAVVVPLMGYSMSSTYTQSDGVPFFGLRVPELLAKNDHWFVAFQWLHRTLAYTLLALVVLHVLAALKHRFFDPNRENDVLRRML, from the coding sequence ATGAACGACCAGGCTATTGCAATCCCGGCGCACAAGTATCCGCTCACGCTTCGGCTTCTTCACTGGCTCAGGGCGATCCTGATCGGTGCGCAGCTGTGGACCGGCTGGACGATGGTCCGGCTCGACGACAACCTGCCCGCCAAATTCGACTGGTACTACCCGACCCACAAGGAATTCGGCGTGCTCACGCTGCTGGTGGTCCTGACCCAACTGGCGATCCGCTCGACGCAGACGTTGCCGCCGCTGCCGGCGAGCCTGCCGAAACTCGACCGCAAGCTCGCCAAGCTCGCCCATTACCTGCTGTACGCGCTGGCCGTCGTCGTGCCGTTGATGGGCTATTCGATGTCGAGCACCTATACGCAGAGCGACGGCGTGCCGTTCTTCGGTCTGCGCGTGCCCGAGCTGCTGGCGAAGAACGACCACTGGTTCGTCGCGTTCCAGTGGCTGCACAGGACGCTCGCCTACACGCTGCTCGCGCTCGTCGTGCTGCACGTGCTCGCCGCGCTGAAGCACCGCTTCTTCGATCCGAACCGCGAGAACGACGTGTTGCGACGCATGCTGTAA
- a CDS encoding porin: MKTWIRVLAIYGCGSAVPAFAQSSVTLYGSLDTGVTYTSNVASAPRGGRQLALQAGVARNDVWGLTGREDLGGASVAVFRLESQFQTSDGTLTVPGAAFSSQAYVGLGGDWGTVTLGRQFDFVGDLMPAFAIGANTPAGLLAWGLPANASAGGALDNRVWGVQVNNAVKYVSPTFGGVSFGGMWGFGNVPGTVARSSVQSAMVSYTHGAFSAALVYFGQHDVTSGGNLRNFSGGAGYDVGRLRVFGMVSDVRISAAAPLRATTYDAGLTYAVTPSLQLGGGFQFQQRGGDTGSANQLTLTADYSLSKRTGLYAVFARGHDSAYGAQVEAALGGAASGSTQSAVRVGLRHQF, from the coding sequence ATGAAGACGTGGATCCGCGTGCTGGCAATCTACGGATGCGGCAGCGCCGTGCCGGCGTTCGCGCAATCGAGCGTGACGCTCTATGGTTCGCTGGACACCGGCGTCACCTATACGAGCAATGTGGCGTCGGCGCCGCGCGGCGGCCGCCAGCTCGCGTTGCAGGCCGGCGTGGCGCGCAACGACGTGTGGGGGCTGACGGGCCGGGAGGATCTCGGCGGCGCGAGCGTTGCGGTCTTCCGGCTCGAAAGCCAGTTCCAGACCTCCGACGGCACGCTCACCGTGCCGGGCGCCGCGTTCAGTTCGCAAGCGTACGTCGGGCTCGGCGGGGACTGGGGAACCGTGACGCTCGGCCGCCAGTTCGATTTCGTCGGCGATCTGATGCCGGCCTTCGCGATCGGCGCGAATACGCCGGCCGGCCTGCTTGCATGGGGCTTGCCGGCGAATGCGTCGGCCGGCGGCGCGCTCGACAACCGCGTCTGGGGCGTGCAGGTGAACAACGCGGTGAAGTACGTGAGTCCGACCTTCGGCGGCGTGTCGTTCGGCGGCATGTGGGGGTTCGGCAACGTACCGGGCACGGTCGCGCGCAGCAGCGTGCAGAGCGCGATGGTGTCGTACACGCATGGTGCGTTCAGCGCCGCGCTGGTGTATTTCGGCCAGCACGACGTGACCTCCGGCGGCAATCTCCGCAACTTCTCGGGCGGCGCCGGCTACGACGTCGGCCGGCTGCGTGTGTTCGGCATGGTGTCGGACGTGCGGATCAGCGCGGCCGCACCGCTGCGGGCCACGACCTACGATGCCGGGCTGACCTATGCAGTGACGCCGTCGCTGCAACTTGGCGGCGGCTTCCAGTTCCAGCAACGCGGCGGCGATACGGGCTCGGCCAACCAGCTCACGCTGACGGCCGACTATTCGCTGTCGAAACGGACCGGCCTGTATGCGGTATTCGCGCGCGGGCACGACAGCGCGTACGGCGCACAGGTCGAGGCCGCGCTCGGCGGCGCGGCGTCGGGGTCGACCCAGAGCGCGGTCCGCGTGGGCCTGCGCCACCAGTTCTGA
- a CDS encoding aldehyde dehydrogenase family protein — protein sequence MMKIQNLIGGRHCDASTGRTFDKLAPATGDRICTVPASSADDVDRAVRAAHDALHDDAWARAGGAARAGGAARARWLYRLADLVERESEALESLLAVEQGRPPAEMRMMDLPMTIDTLRYFAGWADKLEGRTIPTDGFMGRPTLSYTRRAPVGVAGQIVPWNAPLMIAVWKLAPALAAGCPVVIKPSEDAPLAVARLGKLACEAGLPAGVVNIVHGMGAEVGAALVAHPLVSKISFTGSTEVGRTIACDAARTFKRVTLELGGKAAQIVFADADLDRAIPSLVAGMFANQGQTCAAGSRVLAHRSIADALEARLADAARTIRVGPPTEAGVQMGALINPRHLARVRAHVAAALAEGAVMLAGDEQVPPRGCFMRPTILGGVHPGMRIAREEVFGPVGMVMPFETEDDAIRIANDTPFGLSASVWTQDVGTAHRVAERLDVGAVAINAWSPIDARLPWGGTRQSGIGRDLSKAALDSYLEEKIVTAAL from the coding sequence ATGATGAAAATCCAGAACCTGATCGGCGGCCGGCATTGCGATGCCTCCACCGGCCGCACCTTCGACAAGCTGGCGCCCGCGACCGGAGACCGCATCTGCACCGTTCCCGCCTCGAGCGCCGACGACGTCGATCGCGCCGTGCGCGCCGCCCACGACGCATTGCACGACGACGCATGGGCCCGCGCCGGCGGCGCGGCCCGCGCCGGCGGCGCGGCCCGCGCCCGCTGGCTGTATCGGCTGGCGGACCTCGTCGAGCGCGAAAGCGAAGCGCTGGAGAGCCTGCTCGCCGTCGAACAAGGGCGGCCGCCGGCCGAGATGCGCATGATGGACCTGCCGATGACCATCGACACGCTGCGCTATTTCGCCGGATGGGCCGACAAGCTCGAGGGCCGGACGATCCCGACCGACGGCTTCATGGGCCGCCCGACGCTCAGTTACACGCGGCGCGCGCCGGTCGGCGTCGCCGGCCAGATCGTGCCGTGGAACGCGCCGCTGATGATCGCCGTATGGAAGCTCGCACCGGCACTCGCGGCCGGCTGCCCGGTGGTGATCAAGCCGTCCGAGGATGCGCCGCTCGCCGTGGCGCGGCTCGGCAAGCTCGCGTGCGAAGCCGGCCTGCCGGCCGGCGTCGTCAACATCGTGCACGGCATGGGCGCCGAGGTCGGCGCTGCGCTCGTCGCGCATCCGCTCGTCAGCAAGATCAGTTTCACCGGCAGTACCGAAGTCGGCCGCACGATCGCCTGCGATGCGGCGCGCACCTTCAAGCGCGTCACGCTCGAGCTCGGCGGCAAGGCCGCGCAGATCGTCTTCGCGGATGCCGATCTCGACCGCGCGATCCCGTCGCTGGTGGCCGGCATGTTCGCGAACCAGGGGCAGACGTGTGCGGCCGGCTCGCGCGTGCTCGCGCACCGGTCGATCGCGGACGCACTCGAAGCGCGGCTCGCCGACGCGGCACGCACCATCCGCGTCGGGCCGCCGACCGAGGCCGGCGTGCAGATGGGCGCGCTCATCAACCCGCGGCATCTCGCACGCGTGCGGGCGCACGTCGCGGCGGCGCTGGCCGAAGGCGCGGTCATGCTCGCCGGCGACGAACAGGTGCCGCCGCGCGGCTGCTTCATGCGCCCGACGATACTCGGCGGCGTGCATCCGGGCATGCGCATCGCGCGCGAAGAAGTGTTCGGCCCGGTCGGCATGGTGATGCCGTTCGAGACCGAGGACGATGCGATCCGGATCGCCAACGACACGCCGTTCGGCCTGTCCGCCTCGGTCTGGACGCAGGATGTCGGCACCGCGCACCGCGTCGCCGAACGGCTCGACGTCGGTGCGGTCGCCATCAACGCATGGAGCCCGATCGATGCGCGCCTGCCGTGGGGCGGCACCCGGCAAAGCGGAATCGGGCGTGACCTGTCGAAGGCCGCGCTCGATTCGTACCTCGAGGAAAAGATCGTCACGGCCGCGCTGTGA
- a CDS encoding aspartate aminotransferase family protein has protein sequence MDYQKRQKRFWHPMSSAAAGHTTPTVIIARGDGNYVYDVEGHRMLDGVGGLWNVNVGHNRPEVKAAIARQMDELSYYQTFDGVAHPRVYDLADRLCAMFEQEDMQRVMFGSGGSDAIETALKMARQYWVAAGEPSRTKFLSLRNGYHGVHMGGTSIGGNGVYHYNHGPLLPGCVLLDTPWLYRNPWNCDDPDQLVEHCIRQLEDTIAFHGQQTIAAFVAEPVQGAGGLIVPPASYWARVRNVCDRHGILLIADEVVTGFGRTGSMLGSRGWGVAADILCVAKGISAGYVPLGATLYNGRIAQAIEHGAGFSHVVMHGYTYSGHPLACAASLAVLDIVEAEDLPGNAARMGQRLLEQLLPLTRDFETVGDVRGKGLMLALDLVTDKASRTPLDPGKGFAARVADAARKRGVLVRAIANKIVMSPPLTLQPKETDLIAHALRDALQECCADARAIA, from the coding sequence ATGGACTACCAAAAGCGACAAAAGCGATTCTGGCACCCGATGAGCTCGGCCGCGGCCGGGCATACGACCCCGACGGTCATCATCGCCCGCGGCGACGGCAACTACGTGTACGACGTCGAAGGCCACCGCATGCTCGACGGCGTCGGCGGCCTGTGGAACGTCAACGTCGGCCACAACCGGCCGGAAGTGAAGGCCGCGATCGCGCGCCAGATGGACGAGCTGTCCTACTATCAGACCTTCGACGGCGTGGCCCACCCGCGCGTCTACGATCTGGCCGACCGCCTGTGCGCGATGTTCGAGCAGGAGGACATGCAGCGCGTCATGTTCGGCAGCGGCGGCTCCGACGCGATCGAGACCGCGCTGAAGATGGCGCGCCAGTACTGGGTCGCCGCGGGCGAGCCGTCGCGCACGAAGTTCCTGTCGCTGCGCAACGGCTATCACGGCGTGCACATGGGCGGCACGTCGATCGGCGGCAACGGCGTCTACCACTACAATCACGGTCCGTTGCTGCCCGGCTGCGTGCTGCTGGATACCCCGTGGCTGTATCGCAATCCGTGGAACTGCGATGATCCGGACCAGCTGGTCGAACACTGCATCCGGCAACTGGAGGACACGATCGCCTTTCATGGCCAGCAGACCATCGCGGCGTTCGTCGCGGAGCCGGTGCAGGGCGCCGGCGGCCTGATCGTCCCGCCGGCCAGCTACTGGGCGCGCGTGCGGAACGTATGCGACCGGCACGGCATCCTGCTGATCGCCGACGAAGTGGTGACCGGCTTCGGTCGCACCGGCAGCATGCTCGGCAGCCGCGGCTGGGGCGTCGCCGCCGACATCCTGTGCGTCGCCAAGGGGATTTCGGCCGGCTACGTGCCGCTCGGCGCGACGCTGTACAACGGCCGGATCGCGCAAGCGATCGAGCACGGCGCGGGCTTCTCGCACGTCGTCATGCACGGCTATACGTACAGCGGCCATCCGCTCGCCTGCGCCGCGTCGCTCGCCGTACTCGACATCGTCGAAGCCGAGGATCTTCCGGGCAACGCGGCGCGCATGGGCCAACGCCTGCTCGAGCAGTTGCTGCCGTTGACGCGCGACTTCGAAACGGTCGGCGACGTGCGCGGCAAGGGGCTGATGCTGGCGCTCGATCTCGTGACCGACAAGGCGAGCCGCACGCCGCTCGATCCCGGCAAGGGGTTCGCGGCGCGCGTGGCGGATGCCGCACGCAAGCGCGGCGTGCTGGTCCGGGCGATCGCCAACAAGATCGTGATGTCGCCGCCGTTGACGCTGCAGCCGAAGGAGACCGACCTCATCGCGCATGCGCTGCGCGACGCGCTGCAGGAATGCTGCGCGGACGCGCGAGCGATCGCCTGA